A single region of the Candidatus Dormiibacterota bacterium genome encodes:
- a CDS encoding DUF885 domain-containing protein: protein MMRWVVLVAAGALVGGVSVARGAVPSGTPETLHTLASEYFHWRDQSYPVASSSQGLHTWDDRLTDYSGTAVAARRKHIAEIQARVRSMPGNGWAKDDRIDWLLFRSQIDTIEFFNRVLDPEATDPQVYVDECSNAIFSLLKKEYAPPRTRALAAAARLKGMPALLDQGRANLTRPVGLYARLAIDAARAIDPLFKDSLMTLASDLKPAERDDLAKTADAAVAAVHGFADWLQKRLPQMAEWKPMGEAHYNELLRRSYLLPLDAGQVEMLGRAELARYRALEALLPDPSMADPNPARSPSVPKDQEEFLKAYESREDEMIRFLKEKNLVTLPPDLGHFSIRQLPAAFKPTSPGGFMNPPGIYDSDPGGFYFIPTYDPKSANFYIRAAIEDPRPILGHEGIPGHFMQLSIANHLKDEIRRQHGDGVFIEGWALYTEEMLTRTGLYPEGSAAQGQVLRLSRYRAARIGVDVNLHTGRFTFEQAVKYFMEAGGLDREAAEGEAAGAASSPTQKITYMVGKWQIMRLLGLYRDRKGKEFRLGAFHDELLKSGSLPLSIVEWILLDDPGTLEGVLKPDAAPRANSAR from the coding sequence ATGATGCGATGGGTCGTCCTTGTCGCCGCCGGCGCGCTCGTCGGGGGAGTCTCCGTCGCGCGGGGAGCCGTCCCGTCGGGAACCCCCGAGACGTTGCACACGTTGGCCTCCGAGTACTTCCACTGGCGCGATCAGAGCTACCCGGTGGCGAGCAGCTCGCAGGGGCTGCACACGTGGGACGACCGGCTGACCGATTATTCCGGCACGGCGGTCGCGGCGCGGCGAAAACACATCGCCGAGATCCAGGCCCGGGTCCGTTCGATGCCGGGGAACGGCTGGGCCAAGGACGATCGGATCGACTGGCTCCTGTTCCGCTCGCAGATCGACACGATCGAGTTCTTCAACCGGGTCCTGGATCCCGAGGCGACCGATCCCCAGGTCTACGTGGACGAGTGCAGCAACGCCATCTTCTCTCTCCTGAAGAAAGAGTACGCCCCTCCGCGGACACGGGCCCTCGCGGCGGCGGCGCGGCTGAAGGGGATGCCGGCCCTGCTGGATCAGGGGAGGGCGAACCTGACGCGTCCGGTCGGTCTCTACGCCAGGCTCGCCATCGACGCGGCCCGCGCCATCGACCCGCTGTTCAAGGACAGCCTGATGACCCTTGCCTCCGACCTGAAGCCGGCCGAGCGCGACGATCTCGCCAAGACGGCCGACGCCGCGGTCGCCGCCGTGCACGGATTCGCCGACTGGCTGCAGAAGCGCCTGCCGCAGATGGCCGAGTGGAAGCCGATGGGCGAGGCCCATTACAACGAGCTGCTGCGGCGCTCCTATCTCCTGCCGCTCGACGCGGGTCAGGTGGAGATGCTCGGCCGGGCGGAGCTGGCGCGCTACCGGGCGCTGGAGGCGCTCCTCCCCGACCCCTCGATGGCCGACCCGAACCCCGCGCGCAGCCCCTCCGTGCCGAAGGACCAGGAGGAGTTCCTGAAGGCTTACGAGAGCCGTGAGGACGAGATGATCCGCTTCCTGAAGGAGAAGAACCTGGTGACGCTGCCGCCCGATCTCGGTCACTTCTCCATCCGGCAGCTCCCCGCGGCGTTCAAGCCGACGAGCCCCGGAGGGTTCATGAACCCCCCGGGGATCTACGACAGCGATCCGGGCGGCTTCTACTTCATCCCGACCTACGACCCGAAGAGCGCCAACTTCTACATCCGCGCCGCCATCGAGGACCCGCGTCCGATCCTGGGTCACGAGGGGATCCCCGGCCACTTCATGCAGCTGTCGATCGCCAATCACCTGAAAGACGAGATCCGTCGCCAGCACGGCGACGGCGTGTTCATCGAAGGATGGGCCCTCTACACCGAGGAGATGCTGACGCGCACCGGCCTCTACCCCGAGGGATCGGCGGCGCAGGGGCAGGTGCTCCGTCTGTCGCGCTACCGCGCCGCCCGCATCGGCGTCGACGTCAACCTGCACACCGGTCGCTTCACGTTCGAGCAGGCGGTGAAATATTTCATGGAGGCGGGGGGCCTCGACCGCGAGGCGGCCGAGGGGGAGGCGGCCGGGGCCGCCTCCTCGCCCACGCAGAAGATCACCTACATGGTCGGCAAGTGGCAGATCATGCGGCTGCTCGGTCTCTACCGCGACCGCAAGGGGAAGGAGTTCCGCCTCGGCGCCTTCCATGATGAACTTCTGAAAAGCGGGAGCCTGCCGCTGTCGATCGTCGAGTGGATCCTGCTCGACGATCCCGGTACGCTCGAGGGAGTGCTGAAGCCGGACGCAGCGCCGAGGGCCAACTCAGCTCGATAG
- a CDS encoding FAD-dependent oxidoreductase: MTGFSGNGRPIEQACFWLAERRRESDPPLVGRREAGVAVIGAGFTGLWTAIFLKRLDPKLEVVVLEQGIAAYGASGRNAGMVGESIDHSHGLAIAHFGRAEAARLARLGVENLEGMLRFLEENRIDCDLERTGQLHVALLPSQVDDLREDFEVARTLGMTHYRLLDRAETRAEVHCERYEGALFNPRGCLVNPVKLVEGLKREAVRAGVVFHERTRVTDVERTHDGVRLRTAHVPGIPGTSSHMEATGAAATRLQAAALRLQAAAARVQASVPAGAEGELLARRVVLATNAYTHLIFPRLLSRFIPLYDYILVSEPLTAERMEPLGWRGRQGVTDVRAFFKYYRLTRDNRVLWGTSEAAYYPGNRVDASCDHSERHYAELRDSFRRHFPALADLQFPYAWGGPICSTTRFTPFFGSAEDGRVVYGLGYTGHGIANTHMAGQILAHLTLGRPSPLLDLSLVRRKPFPYPPEPLRSASVRVVTRALRRVDAGGRPGLLLRVLDLLGIGLSS, encoded by the coding sequence ATGACCGGGTTTTCCGGGAATGGACGGCCGATCGAGCAGGCCTGCTTCTGGCTCGCCGAGAGGCGGAGGGAGTCGGATCCGCCGCTCGTCGGGCGGCGCGAGGCGGGCGTCGCCGTCATCGGCGCGGGGTTCACCGGGCTGTGGACGGCGATCTTCCTCAAACGCCTCGACCCGAAACTGGAGGTCGTCGTCCTGGAGCAGGGGATCGCCGCGTACGGGGCCAGCGGCCGCAACGCCGGAATGGTGGGCGAGAGCATCGACCATTCGCACGGGCTGGCGATCGCCCACTTCGGGCGCGCCGAGGCGGCCCGCCTGGCCCGCCTGGGGGTCGAGAACCTCGAGGGCATGCTGCGCTTCCTGGAGGAGAACCGCATCGATTGCGATCTGGAGCGTACGGGACAGCTGCATGTCGCCCTCCTCCCGTCGCAGGTCGACGATCTGCGCGAGGACTTCGAGGTCGCCCGGACGCTCGGGATGACGCACTATCGGCTCCTCGATCGCGCCGAGACGCGGGCCGAGGTGCACTGCGAGCGCTACGAGGGGGCCCTTTTCAATCCTCGCGGCTGTCTCGTCAACCCGGTCAAGCTCGTGGAGGGACTGAAGCGTGAGGCGGTCCGCGCGGGGGTCGTCTTCCACGAGAGGACCCGCGTGACGGACGTCGAGCGCACTCATGACGGCGTGCGGCTGCGCACGGCCCATGTCCCGGGAATCCCGGGGACCTCGTCGCACATGGAGGCGACCGGCGCGGCGGCGACCCGTCTGCAGGCCGCCGCGCTGCGCCTGCAGGCCGCGGCGGCGCGCGTCCAGGCTTCCGTCCCGGCGGGGGCCGAGGGCGAACTCCTGGCGCGCCGCGTCGTCCTGGCGACCAATGCCTACACGCACCTGATCTTCCCGCGCCTTCTGAGCCGGTTCATACCGCTCTATGACTACATCCTGGTGAGCGAGCCGCTCACGGCGGAGCGGATGGAGCCCCTCGGCTGGCGGGGGCGCCAGGGCGTGACCGACGTGCGCGCCTTCTTCAAGTACTACCGGCTCACACGCGACAACCGTGTGCTGTGGGGAACGAGCGAGGCGGCGTATTACCCCGGCAACCGCGTCGATGCGAGCTGCGATCACTCCGAGCGGCACTACGCCGAGCTGCGCGACAGCTTCCGCAGGCACTTCCCGGCGCTCGCCGATCTGCAGTTCCCGTACGCCTGGGGCGGACCGATCTGCTCCACGACGCGCTTCACGCCCTTCTTCGGTTCGGCGGAGGACGGGAGAGTCGTCTACGGTCTGGGCTATACGGGGCACGGCATCGCCAACACGCACATGGCGGGACAGATCCTGGCGCACCTGACGCTGGGGCGCCCGAGCCCGCTGCTCGATCTCTCCCTGGTGCGCAGGAAGCCGTTCCCTTACCCGCCCGAGCCGCTGCGATCCGCCTCGGTGCGGGTGGTCACACGGGCCCTGCGCCGAGTGGATGCCGGCGGGCGGCCGGGACTTCTGCTGCGAGTCCTCGACCTTCTCGGAATCGGGCTATCGAGCTGA
- a CDS encoding SDR family oxidoreductase, whose product MRLTDRIALITGGASGIGLATAERFLEEGARVVIADIARERGEAAAAGLKDGGHARVSAIACDVSRGDQVERLVEEVLAAHGRIDILFNNAGVFVPHEVHEIPEEEWAGILAVNLTSVYLVSKHVVPRMLAQGRGVIVNNCSVAGLVGDHGSAAYCATKGAVAQLTRAMALDYARRGIRVNAICCGEIDTPLFVKEAGQLGLTVEAFRARLGEAHPIGRIGRPREAADAVVFLASDEASFLTGVLLPVDGGYTAA is encoded by the coding sequence ATGAGACTCACGGATCGCATCGCGCTGATCACGGGCGGCGCGTCGGGCATCGGGCTGGCGACCGCGGAGCGCTTCCTCGAGGAGGGGGCGCGGGTCGTCATTGCCGACATCGCGCGCGAGCGGGGCGAAGCCGCCGCGGCCGGGCTCAAGGACGGGGGGCACGCCCGGGTGTCCGCCATCGCCTGCGACGTGTCGCGCGGCGACCAGGTCGAGCGCCTGGTCGAGGAGGTGCTGGCCGCCCACGGCCGCATCGATATCCTGTTCAACAACGCCGGCGTGTTCGTGCCGCATGAAGTGCACGAGATCCCCGAAGAGGAATGGGCGGGGATCCTGGCGGTCAACCTCACGTCGGTCTACCTGGTCTCGAAGCACGTCGTGCCGCGCATGCTGGCGCAGGGCAGGGGCGTCATCGTGAACAACTGCTCGGTCGCCGGTCTGGTCGGCGACCACGGGTCGGCGGCGTACTGCGCGACCAAGGGGGCGGTCGCCCAGCTCACCCGGGCGATGGCCCTGGATTACGCGCGGCGCGGGATACGCGTGAACGCCATCTGCTGCGGCGAGATCGACACGCCGCTGTTCGTGAAGGAGGCGGGGCAGCTGGGCCTCACGGTCGAGGCGTTCCGCGCGCGTCTCGGGGAGGCGCACCCGATCGGCCGCATCGGCCGGCCGCGCGAGGCGGCCGACGCGGTCGTGTTTCTCGCCAGCGACGAGGCGAGCTTCCTCACCGGCGTCCTGCTGCCGGTCGACGGCGGCTACACGGCCGCCTGA
- a CDS encoding NAD(P)/FAD-dependent oxidoreductase, whose product MASRGYDVIVIGGGHNGLVSGAYFARSGARTLVLEARHKVGGAADTSAPFPNHPEIRVTTYSYVMSLMPPTIIRELKLKDFGYKVTPFGPYYQAYPDGRAIKVFASDHARSHASIAQFSKKDAETLPKWEEWLKGVADVLGPLLLRVPPKLGSMAPGDLLAQARTGWKVRGLGVRGVADVTRLFSMSVTDLLDDWFESDAIKGMLAINGVIGTWAGPDEPGTAYVMLHHSIGDVGDGHLGSWGFQEGGMGGVSDSIRRSAESFGCEVRTKAPVGKILARDGRVTGVALKSGEEILAPVVVTTIHPKIAFLQCLDRKDLPSDFVTDIERWKTRSGVVKINVALSELPSFRADPGTNLQEHHTGSVELCFSPRYAERAFQDAHIDRKAATAPFVDGTIPTSLDPTLTPKGVHVFSMFTQWVPDDWSKEPHREELEAYADRIIDLYTELAPNFKRAVIDRQVIGPYDMEKELGLIGGNIFHGELSVDQLFHMRPAPGYADYRTPIKGLYHGSCATHAGGGVNGIPGWQAFRQAKADGAIRRTA is encoded by the coding sequence ATGGCGAGCAGGGGGTACGACGTCATCGTCATCGGCGGGGGGCACAACGGGCTCGTGAGCGGCGCCTATTTCGCGCGCTCCGGCGCCCGCACCCTGGTCCTGGAGGCCCGCCACAAGGTCGGCGGCGCGGCGGACACCAGCGCCCCGTTCCCGAACCATCCCGAGATCAGGGTCACGACGTACTCGTACGTGATGTCGCTGATGCCGCCGACGATCATCCGCGAGCTGAAGCTGAAGGACTTCGGCTACAAGGTCACGCCGTTCGGCCCCTACTACCAGGCCTATCCCGACGGCCGCGCCATCAAGGTGTTCGCCAGCGATCACGCCCGGAGCCATGCCTCGATCGCCCAGTTCTCGAAGAAGGACGCCGAGACGCTGCCGAAGTGGGAGGAGTGGCTGAAGGGGGTGGCCGACGTCCTCGGACCGCTGCTGCTGCGCGTGCCACCCAAGCTCGGCTCGATGGCCCCGGGGGATCTGCTGGCGCAGGCCCGCACCGGGTGGAAAGTGCGCGGCCTCGGGGTGCGCGGGGTCGCGGACGTGACCCGGCTTTTCTCCATGAGCGTCACCGACCTCCTCGACGACTGGTTCGAATCGGACGCCATCAAGGGGATGCTCGCGATCAACGGAGTCATCGGCACCTGGGCCGGACCCGACGAGCCCGGGACGGCGTACGTCATGCTGCACCACTCGATCGGCGACGTCGGGGACGGGCACCTCGGCTCGTGGGGCTTCCAGGAAGGGGGCATGGGGGGGGTCTCCGACTCCATCCGCCGCTCGGCCGAGAGCTTCGGGTGCGAGGTCAGGACGAAGGCCCCCGTGGGGAAGATTCTCGCGCGCGACGGCCGGGTCACGGGTGTCGCCCTGAAGAGCGGTGAGGAGATCCTCGCCCCGGTGGTGGTGACCACCATCCACCCCAAGATCGCCTTCCTGCAGTGCCTCGACAGGAAGGATCTCCCCTCCGACTTCGTGACCGACATCGAGCGCTGGAAGACGCGCTCCGGCGTCGTGAAGATCAACGTCGCGCTGTCCGAGCTGCCGAGCTTCCGGGCGGACCCCGGCACGAATCTGCAGGAGCACCACACCGGGTCCGTCGAGCTGTGCTTCTCCCCGCGCTACGCCGAGCGGGCCTTCCAGGACGCGCACATCGATCGCAAGGCGGCCACGGCACCGTTCGTCGACGGGACGATCCCGACCTCGCTCGACCCGACGCTGACCCCCAAGGGCGTCCACGTCTTCTCGATGTTCACGCAGTGGGTGCCGGACGACTGGAGCAAGGAGCCACACCGCGAGGAGCTGGAGGCCTACGCCGACCGGATCATCGACCTGTACACGGAGCTGGCGCCGAACTTCAAGCGCGCCGTCATCGACCGGCAGGTGATCGGCCCCTACGACATGGAGAAGGAGCTCGGGCTCATCGGCGGGAACATCTTCCACGGCGAGCTGTCGGTCGACCAGCTGTTCCACATGCGGCCGGCCCCCGGCTACGCCGATTACCGCACGCCGATCAAGGGGCTGTACCACGGCTCCTGCGCCACGCACGCCGGCGGCGGCGTCAACGGAATCCCGGGCTGGCAGGCGTTCCGCCAGGCGAAGGCGGACGGAGCGATCAGGAGAACGGCATGA
- a CDS encoding aspartate aminotransferase family protein → MNTVEKYRLYVNTHFLKKVQPIVVDRAQGAKLWDEAGREYIDLFSGISVVNAGHVRSEIVEAAAAQMRRLVHCNSYLYHNRPTADFAEALASIMPSRDLRVSFFGNSGAEAIEGAMRLAKQFTGKSEFVALELSFHGRTVGTLSVTGNWNRKKKGGPYLPGVAFAAAPYPYRSPYGTDPAIVARECARDLERAIDLRTSGDVAAFIAEPVLGEGGIIVPPPDYFKRVKEILDRRGILFICDEVQSGFGRTGRMLAIEHSGVVPDIVVTAKGIADGFPLSAFTTREEIAKAFTPGDHLSTFGGNPVCCAAALANLEVFRKERLVERSASAGARLLARLQELAARHRLIGEVRGCGLMAGVELVEDRDTKTPAADAAGDVQARMLEDGFLIGVGGYHGNVLRLQPPLVIDDADLDRSVAALDKALAGAAR, encoded by the coding sequence ATGAACACCGTCGAGAAGTACCGCCTCTACGTCAACACGCACTTCCTGAAGAAGGTCCAGCCGATCGTGGTCGATCGCGCGCAGGGGGCGAAGCTCTGGGACGAGGCGGGGCGGGAGTACATCGATCTCTTCTCGGGGATCTCGGTCGTCAACGCCGGGCACGTCCGATCCGAGATCGTCGAGGCTGCGGCGGCGCAGATGCGCCGACTCGTTCACTGCAACTCCTACCTCTACCACAACCGGCCGACGGCCGACTTCGCCGAGGCGCTGGCGTCGATCATGCCCTCCCGGGACCTCCGGGTCTCCTTCTTCGGCAACAGCGGCGCCGAGGCGATCGAGGGGGCGATGCGGCTCGCCAAGCAGTTCACCGGGAAGAGCGAGTTCGTCGCCCTCGAGTTGTCGTTCCACGGACGCACCGTCGGCACCCTGAGCGTCACCGGAAACTGGAACCGCAAGAAGAAGGGTGGGCCCTATCTGCCCGGGGTGGCCTTCGCCGCCGCCCCCTATCCGTACCGCAGCCCCTACGGCACGGACCCGGCGATCGTGGCACGCGAATGCGCGCGCGATCTCGAGCGGGCGATCGACCTGCGCACCTCCGGGGACGTGGCGGCCTTCATCGCCGAGCCGGTCCTGGGGGAGGGCGGCATCATCGTGCCGCCCCCCGACTATTTCAAGCGGGTCAAGGAGATTCTCGACCGGCGCGGCATCCTGTTCATCTGCGACGAGGTCCAGTCGGGCTTCGGACGCACCGGTCGCATGCTGGCGATCGAGCACTCCGGCGTCGTGCCGGACATCGTGGTCACGGCCAAGGGAATCGCCGACGGATTCCCCCTGTCGGCGTTCACCACGCGGGAGGAAATCGCCAAGGCATTCACACCCGGAGACCATCTCTCGACTTTCGGCGGCAACCCGGTCTGCTGCGCGGCCGCGCTCGCCAATCTCGAAGTGTTCCGCAAGGAGAGGCTCGTGGAGCGCTCGGCCTCAGCGGGAGCGAGGCTTCTCGCGCGGCTCCAGGAGCTGGCCGCTCGCCACCGGCTCATCGGCGAGGTGCGTGGTTGCGGACTGATGGCCGGCGTCGAGCTGGTGGAGGACCGGGACACGAAGACGCCGGCCGCCGATGCGGCCGGCGACGTCCAGGCGCGCATGCTCGAGGATGGCTTCCTGATCGGCGTCGGCGGCTACCACGGCAATGTCCTGCGGCTCCAGCCGCCGCTCGTGATCGACGACGCCGACCTGGACCGCTCCGTCGCCGCCCTCGACAAGGCGCTCGCCGGGGCCGCCCGCTGA
- a CDS encoding saccharopine dehydrogenase NADP-binding domain-containing protein, whose amino-acid sequence MRQGQTRRVLVLGAGAQGNVVADVLSRADDVGTLVLADIDPDRAAETAANLGSAKIRTGRVDAGDLEGTILFLKSGDFDLVVNTALPEFIPRVMLAALRAGCHYLDLSSTRFYERRGLPIEQLEHAEEWQASGRTALVNGGSAPGLTNVMAREGADRLDDVDAIRIRDYSVTTCDVFVALWSLPVFLLDCATEPLIWEDGTPKRVPIFSGEEMYDFPPPIGRRGKVYLHAHEEPVTLPLFVGKPVRFCDYKIGEPDIDAWRLLVQGLGLLDEEPVAVGGIRVSSRDVLMKKLPRTIAPRRLLDLVEGGRLNSQSMVVCEVSGRKDGRRMRVTLWSESPDLRTASALVRGTSDVSLVTSVPAATLALMLLRGQIGRTGVVLPETLGPEERSTFYRGIGEYGIRVRRRFDADAS is encoded by the coding sequence ATGCGGCAGGGACAGACCCGGCGCGTCCTCGTCCTCGGCGCGGGGGCGCAGGGGAACGTCGTCGCGGACGTCCTGTCGAGGGCGGACGACGTCGGCACGCTCGTCCTCGCCGACATCGACCCGGACAGGGCGGCAGAAACGGCCGCCAACCTCGGCAGCGCCAAGATTCGGACGGGGCGGGTCGACGCGGGCGACCTCGAGGGAACGATCCTCTTCCTGAAGTCGGGAGACTTCGACCTCGTCGTCAACACCGCCCTGCCGGAATTCATCCCGCGCGTCATGCTGGCCGCCCTGCGGGCCGGTTGTCACTATCTCGACCTGTCCTCGACCCGCTTCTATGAGCGGCGGGGCCTGCCGATCGAGCAGCTCGAGCATGCGGAGGAATGGCAGGCGTCCGGCAGGACCGCCCTCGTCAACGGCGGGAGCGCGCCGGGGCTGACGAATGTCATGGCGCGGGAGGGGGCGGACCGTCTCGACGATGTCGACGCCATCCGCATCCGGGACTACTCCGTCACGACGTGCGACGTGTTCGTGGCGCTCTGGTCGCTGCCGGTCTTCCTGCTCGACTGCGCGACCGAGCCGCTGATCTGGGAGGACGGAACGCCGAAGAGGGTGCCCATCTTCAGCGGCGAGGAGATGTACGACTTCCCGCCGCCGATCGGACGCCGCGGCAAGGTGTATCTGCACGCCCACGAGGAGCCAGTGACCCTGCCGCTGTTTGTCGGAAAGCCCGTGCGCTTCTGCGACTACAAGATCGGCGAGCCCGATATCGATGCCTGGCGGCTTCTGGTCCAGGGGCTCGGTCTGCTCGACGAGGAGCCGGTGGCGGTCGGCGGGATCCGCGTGAGTTCCCGCGACGTCCTGATGAAGAAGCTCCCCAGGACGATCGCCCCTCGGAGACTTCTGGATCTGGTCGAGGGCGGCCGGCTGAACAGCCAATCGATGGTGGTGTGCGAGGTGAGCGGCCGGAAGGACGGCCGCCGGATGCGCGTCACGCTGTGGTCGGAGTCGCCGGATCTCCGGACCGCGAGTGCTCTGGTGCGGGGCACGAGCGACGTGTCGCTCGTCACCTCCGTGCCCGCGGCGACCCTCGCGCTGATGCTGCTGCGCGGGCAGATCGGCCGGACCGGCGTGGTCCTGCCGGAAACACTCGGGCCGGAGGAGCGCTCGACGTTCTACCGCGGGATCGGAGAGTACGGGATCCGGGTGCGCAGACGGTTCGACGCGGACGCTTCCTAG
- a CDS encoding EAL domain-containing protein gives MSNIETQSGGSLILIADDDPTMRGFLRESLEAEAFKVIEAVDGAQAVSLFTSQKPDLILLDVSMPGMDGFEACAAIRRLPGGDVTPILMLTGLDDYESVSKAYEAGATDFSVKPINVLVLIHRVRYMLRASRTLAKMLQSEERLAKAQRLARLGNWEWDLNSGELHWSEEMYHLFGIDPGNWAPTRDKQLERVHPSDKDTVSRALVEALRNVRPYSLDFRIVLPDGTERSVHEEAEVIFDKNRTAVRMLGATQDISDRKEVEGQIRLLAYYDGLTLLPNRRLFMEKLDLALENARRREGSLAVLFLDLDRFKQINDTLGHSAGDRLLQGVAERLRKCLRSSDAVARGEAMNLTDDVARLGGDEFIVSITNIARGEDAARVARRVQEALEPPFKLDENEVFVTASIGISLFPQDGDDLESLLKNADSAMYHAKDAGRSNYQFYSKSMNAAALQKLTLENKLRRALEREEFQLYFQPQIDVRSWSIIGAEALIRWRHPDLGLVPPAEFIGLAEETGLILPIGEWVLHTACAQAKAWQDAGHGPLVMAVNISGRQFRGKNLAQTIGQTIGACALDPRRIELEITESVLMHSVDETVNTLKTLRAMGPRIAVDDFGTGYSSLSYLRRFPIDTLKLDQSFIQDSVKDRGTAAIVAGVIDMAHGLGLEVIAEGVETAEQRTLLFQDGCHIMQGYLFGRPVPAPEFEQLLVTKSKGQSLPAQTGT, from the coding sequence ATGAGCAACATCGAGACCCAATCCGGCGGCTCTCTCATCCTCATCGCGGACGACGACCCGACGATGCGGGGATTCCTGCGCGAATCCCTCGAGGCCGAGGCGTTCAAGGTCATCGAGGCGGTGGACGGCGCGCAGGCCGTGTCGCTGTTCACGAGCCAGAAGCCGGACCTGATTCTCCTCGACGTCAGCATGCCCGGGATGGACGGATTCGAGGCCTGCGCGGCGATCCGCCGGCTGCCGGGCGGGGACGTGACGCCGATCCTGATGCTCACCGGCCTCGACGACTACGAGTCGGTCAGCAAGGCCTACGAGGCGGGCGCGACCGACTTCAGCGTGAAGCCGATCAATGTCCTCGTCCTCATCCACCGGGTCCGCTACATGCTCCGGGCCAGCCGGACGCTCGCCAAGATGCTGCAGAGCGAGGAGCGGCTCGCCAAGGCGCAGCGCCTCGCCCGTCTCGGCAACTGGGAATGGGACCTGAACTCGGGCGAGCTGCACTGGTCGGAGGAGATGTACCACCTGTTCGGGATCGACCCGGGAAACTGGGCACCTACGCGCGACAAGCAGCTCGAGCGCGTGCACCCCTCCGACAAGGACACGGTGTCGCGCGCCCTGGTGGAGGCCCTGCGCAACGTGCGTCCGTACAGCCTCGACTTCCGCATCGTCCTCCCGGACGGAACGGAGCGCTCCGTCCATGAAGAGGCCGAGGTGATTTTCGACAAGAACCGCACCGCCGTGCGCATGCTCGGGGCGACGCAGGACATCTCGGATCGCAAGGAGGTCGAGGGGCAAATCCGTCTCCTGGCCTACTACGACGGTCTGACGCTCCTGCCGAACCGGCGTCTGTTCATGGAGAAGCTCGACCTGGCGCTGGAGAACGCCCGGCGCAGGGAAGGCAGCCTCGCGGTCCTCTTCCTCGATCTCGATCGGTTCAAGCAGATCAACGACACGCTCGGGCACAGCGCGGGCGACCGGCTTCTGCAGGGAGTGGCGGAGCGTCTCCGGAAGTGCCTGCGCAGCAGCGACGCCGTGGCGCGGGGCGAGGCGATGAACCTGACCGACGACGTGGCGCGGCTGGGAGGGGACGAGTTCATCGTCTCGATCACGAACATCGCGCGGGGGGAGGACGCCGCGCGGGTCGCGCGGCGCGTGCAGGAGGCGCTGGAGCCACCGTTCAAGCTGGACGAGAACGAGGTCTTCGTGACCGCCAGCATCGGCATCAGCCTGTTCCCGCAGGACGGGGACGACCTCGAATCGCTTCTCAAGAACGCCGACTCGGCGATGTACCACGCCAAGGACGCGGGGCGCAGCAACTACCAGTTCTACAGCAAGTCGATGAATGCCGCCGCACTCCAGAAACTTACGCTCGAGAACAAGCTCCGCCGCGCCCTGGAGCGCGAAGAGTTCCAGCTCTATTTCCAGCCCCAGATCGACGTGCGCTCCTGGTCGATCATCGGCGCGGAGGCGCTCATCCGCTGGCGCCATCCCGATCTCGGCCTCGTTCCCCCGGCGGAATTCATCGGGCTCGCCGAGGAGACGGGGCTCATCCTGCCGATCGGGGAATGGGTCCTGCACACCGCCTGCGCCCAGGCGAAGGCCTGGCAGGACGCCGGACACGGACCCCTGGTGATGGCCGTCAACATCTCGGGACGCCAGTTCCGCGGCAAGAACCTGGCGCAGACGATCGGCCAGACGATCGGCGCCTGCGCGCTCGATCCGCGTCGCATCGAGCTCGAGATCACCGAGAGCGTCCTGATGCACAGCGTGGACGAGACGGTCAACACCCTGAAGACTCTCAGGGCGATGGGTCCGCGGATCGCGGTCGACGATTTCGGGACCGGCTACTCGTCGCTCAGCTACCTCAGGCGTTTCCCGATCGACACGCTGAAGCTCGACCAGTCGTTCATCCAGGACTCGGTCAAGGACCGGGGCACCGCCGCGATCGTGGCGGGCGTGATCGACATGGCGCACGGCCTCGGGCTGGAGGTGATCGCCGAGGGGGTCGAGACGGCGGAGCAGCGCACGCTCCTGTTCCAGGACGGCTGTCACATCATGCAGGGATATCTGTTCGGCCGGCCCGTCCCCGCCCCGGAATTCGAGCAGCTTCTCGTCACCAAGAGCAAGGGGCAGTCGCTTCCGGCCCAGACCGGGACCTAG